AATCAGAGCGTGAGTGGTGAAACGATCCGAGTTGGTCCTACTGATAGTGAATGACCTGCTTGAACTATACGCTCCTATATTCCGAACTGTgatctacatgaataaataaataattatctagTCTTATCAATTGAAATATGAAGTTTTCCAGGACAAAAACTTTATAATAACTGTGTTGAAGTCTAGTCCACGTGGAAACAAATTGTCTAGAAGTTACTATTATTAATTCTCATCTTGatagtaattaattaatttctgtCGATGAAAAATCTTTCAAGTACAGTAGCTGTATGTTTTAGTTGTcctttattcaatatatttctgaAAGATTAAGTttgattattcataataaagAATGTAGCCTATTCTTGATTATTATGAGAAAGCATATGTAAAGCtgctgttttcttcttcttcatcttctttttcgtcccctttttctcctccttcttcttcttcttcttcctccttagAAATAGACTATTGCAAATGTAAATTTATCTTATTAATAAGCCTGCTTAATTTTGAGACCATCTTTTCTTCGGTCTCCCAAAGTCTCTCTTAAGTTCCCTACACACTTCCAGACCAGACCTCAGACCAAGACCGTTTGGCAAACGGCAAACCGTTTGAGACGGCTCTACACACTCTAAGACCAGATCTCAGACCAGACAAGCATAAAGTAGAATACCTTATGAATATTACTATTTGAGTTCACTATTCAAATTGGATAGaacatttatttgaaatctatacttataaaattcttatctgactcactgacttactcactcactcactgatcacgatttctgaaaaactactggatggattgcaagaAAGCTTGGAGTATAGCTTTCTTATAGGTCCTAGGtgcccactaagaaatcttttggcgatatttcaactctaaggatggtttttaagggtttgaagttcgtcttttagcatgtatattcatatttttccaatctcttaaataaaacaattcaaatGTTCATACTATATGTtagtagaactataatctagagcgAGTATTGTGCAAAAacttgattgggcactgctgcttcgaTCGGATAATTTTTATTACTTCTCAATGTTtcatgaaacaaaattttatgacgggagttgcttttatcaattgATCCGATTCTATCAATACTACGGTACTTGTGTTTGTTTATTCGACAGATCTCGGAAAATTCTTCAACAATTTCGATTATTCCGTATAATATGTATGGAGGatctttttaaaacttcagaagtgtccgtggCAGAATCTGTGTGTAAAGAATGAGAAAATTTGGTCAAAATTTACTTGGGAAAATAAAAGGGTTGTTTATTAAAACGACAAATAGCTTTCGTTGCTTTCccaaatgtaaaaatatctattctattacctatatctttatcttttatcttttcttctatcttttatagaagtaaggcgctccTACCCTGAATCAATCATCCCcgaaaattgattgtttcaccaaagaaaatagaaggtacctagctttcgataaaaataatggagaatatGCATGGCTTGTTgattttcacttcaaactgtcagtagcATGCTATCAATAGCATCAATGATCCACATTCAAACAatatgctgacacattgatgtgaaatgtactataatttattcacattagatcagatgaagaacaTTATATTAATGATCACACCTAGGTGATCTGTTAACTCTTAATCcagactaaataccacgagaatcAATAAGAGAATCCTTCTTTCATCTAAAATAAAATTCCTGGGTAACTAagtattatagaaatatatttgaatgtaGCTTGGATAGGCCTATAGCTAGGTGTAGTTCGGCTCCTATAATGTAGGCTACATTATTCTTTCCGTCTCCCATAACAACATATATGTTAAAATTTTCATGTAGGGAAAGCACCTCTCCGGATACAATGCTCTATGACAGTGACGAAACTGTATTATCGATTTATTAATTCAGTTCTATTTAGCAAACAACTTTTGATTGCATGCTGAATCTGAGACGCGATTTAAAACGATTTGATTGAATTTGGATTATAAATATCTCTCAAAAATAATCTATCTTTCAATTTCCATAGCGAAGTACGGGTGCCCTGTcagttataattataaaaaataatgaaaaaattgataaattgtaaAGGCATCGGCTAATATTGATTACTTTTATAACTTGTAATGAAAAAAAGAAATCTGCTAACCTTATAGCgatttaatgatttttatatGCAATCgaaaaaattctcaattttgattatttttgagtactcgcgaagcattttattaatttgagggcactgaatccgaatctgaaatcacaatttctctatcttcatttttcgGCAATTTAAGTTTCCGATGAGCTACTGGAGATCGTCTGCCGTCTGAAGACAGCGCTACACACTTCAAGACCAGACCAAAATAGTGTTGCCGGAAGCACAAACAGTCTGTTGTTGGTGGTTCAAGTCAGCAGACCGGCAGACGGTCTGAAAATCATTAATCGGTCTGAAGACAGCCCTACACACTTCCAGACCAGACCAAAGACTCAGATAGACTGTTTGTGGTCTGATCTGGAAGTGTGTAGGCCAGTGTGGAAGTGTGTACCTAGGTCTGGAAGTGTGTGGGAAATGTGTAATAAAGAGCTTTCACAGGGATTCTACCGGTTCGCATTCTGTCAATGTGTGCTTTCCATCTACTTCgagttttttaattaaaaaatgaagattGGTTTATCTTTACAGTGTAGGTGTAGGCTACTCACTCTGACAAGAATGCCTTTTTGGAAACCAGTGACCATCATAGCAGACAGTAATGTCGACCTGTTTTTGACGTAAAATGAATGATTCAGCACATTTGAGGCGGAGAACTGATCCGTTTCCAGGTATTCTGTGACCTGCTTCAAGCGAACATGTCTCACCGACGCATCCAGCTAGGTAGTACTCAGTGCCGTTGAATTTCGGCACCACACAGCTATTCAGCacttgctgctgctgctgaggAGATTTGTTCCTGAAAAATAAAAAGCAGCTTATCCGAAACAATCTTCCTTGAGTGATTTTTGTGTTAGTGGAAAATGTTCTCAAGAATATATGCCTCAAACTTCGCCGATTCATGTAAATTCTTTACAATATTACACTATCGTGATtctagtattattttatttccatatattgatcaattattctTCAGTTTATacttgattatattataattacggtacataaaatttattgacTTGTCAGCTTTAGAGGTATTAGTGTGAGTTAAAAAGAGTCAACTTTTAATACAAGTTAAAAGTTCAAAAAAGTAAACTTTCCTTGACTTTCGCTTAACGTGATCAACATTTTGTTTTCCAATATAAATAGTCATTCATTTTTGTtgtatgattgattttttacaATTTGGAATGGTGGCGCTTAATGTAGAACTTGCTGGAGCATTTAATGTGAAAGAAATACAGTACATTTGTATCTCCTGTGATTATCAAGATATGGTACAAATTAGTTCTCAATCTGATGTTTAATGTTGATAGGGGTTAGATTGATGAATTGAAGCATGAAGTAAATGGTTTTTTTTATGCTCCTCCAAGCACttgtgaaaatgaataataatgctaaatatttgtttctTTATGTGAAGCATTTAGTACTTGAGGTCACTATCACAGTCTGTATTAAATCTTCTATAcgttataaatttataaaaaaattagatcAATGTTATTGTGCTACTCACGAACTATTAATTCGAGTTCGACATCTGACGTACGTGGCAGTCAATGagatcaaaacaaaaatatagaatatctgaaacaggtttttgaaaatctgaaataGTTTAGAACACACACGAAACGGAGAATCCGAAGACCTTTCTCAAGGCGTTAGATCACAATAAATATCGAAAAATGTGGAGATTTTTCCTTACACACGTTGAGATTTTTCGTTGAGGCTAGGTGACTTCAGGCAATCCTTTGGATTTTTCGTTACATGTACAGCCTCCTTCAAACAGGGATTTCTACTTAGTAGCAATATGATTATGACAGTATGTATAAACCGCAGCTATTTGAAAATAAGAGAAGTATCGTTATTATCGTTATTAAATTTGCGATGAAATTCGGGAACAAAACAAACTTATCTCTTGAGAAAAAATGCAACCTCCAGAAATTGTATTGATTGATTCACCCATCTCCCAGCTCCCAATCTGCCAGTTGTGAcatcttttcttctctttcttattaaaaataatagactGTCTGTTTCGGTTTGGTATTTtatcacatattattattatgttgattATTGTAGGTCAACATATTCATATATGGTAACGGCTCATAAGAAAAATAGACAATATATGAGTAGACTAGTTCTTATTGCAAAAATCACATTGCATTATTGCGATATAAATATATGCTCATAGCTCATGTTAATTACGATTATTTTATTTGGTAAACAATTCAGAATTAATCACGCTATTTGATGTACAACATTGACATTTAGCCTgattttctaaaattataaatatctcCTAAGTGAATATATTCTGAATCAAAATCTTAAATCGAATTGATACATTCTGATATCCAGTTGGAATTTTTTAATTACCAAGAGCTGTCAAACATGTATTTGCCAATGTCTTTGATAGATGTGAATAATCTTAGATTCGTATAGTATATCAATGGTTGGTGTGAAACATGTGAGTGAATCTCACTTTTCTCGTGTTAAATAAATATGTGTTGCTTCTACACATctctatattctattatatagaTAAGTATAACGACTGAGTAGTTTTTCTTGAAGTATTTATATTTACCTTGAAAACAGTGAAAAGTTGATTTCTATGAACCATCCTCAAAGCCAAGCTCACTCACACTCCTCACACCTCAATTTGTACAAACAAATAGACTGATAACTACTACGTGTTAAATAATCGAAgttgatattttcctcattcatttccttcaaattttccAAAGAATTACCACAAATGAGAGGAAGTATAGGATGCACAAGAAGAGAAACTAATAGAGAAAGAAGGAACAACAGGAtgagaggaaaaagaaaatgTGGAAAAAGCAAACACAACCGAGACATACTGTTTTGAATTCTGCTTATCAATCCTCGAAGATAATATGAAACTGTATTAAGTATTTCAGGAAAAGGATGTGCGATATCTCCTATTAcctgaaaatttactttgtttAATCGGGTATCGTTTTTTTGTGGTTTTCGATTTGAAAATAATGTCTAGTTCTATTTCTTTTCTTCGAATAATATGATTACTCCATTACTCTCTTATGTATTTACCGTAAGGCTTACGTTCAGGGCATAGAATTTTAGAGTTCGCAAATTTTATAAGAAGCCGAAGTGAAATAAAGCTCTATAATATGAGAAACACAAGTGAATTAGAAATCTGAAGCTCCATATGAGAAGCAAACGTGATATGCGCCCTTATTAACACGTCCTAGGTTCCAACAATATTTTGTACAAGTTTTTATACGAGTAGACtaccaataaataaattcggATTTGAATTCTTTTTGAGTACCTAAATAACATGGTACAAGTCAATCTTCATGAAATGAAACACTTGTGCTATATTTTGTTCATACTGTATGCAccattatcatttacaatcataattataatcaaatcaaatcaaaatcaaacttCTAAATCAAATGATATCTATAAACAACTGTAGGCCTATTAATACAAGTTTATCGCTAGATAACAGATCTTTAGAACATAGGAGACAGACAGACCAATATTTAGAAACATACTTGGAATAATAAACTATAAAGGATTCGTGCGATCAgacaattttatttgaattggaattttgagacaaaattgAGTTGTTACAAATATATTCAAACACATTAATAAAATTTGAGTGTAGATGTGATTTGAGAGTAATATTTTTAGTAAATAACAATCAACCATTGAGGCTTTAAATAAAGAAGATGAACTTGAAGATAGcaaatttcaaactttgaaaacCTAAACAATATATATCCAATAATGTTCATTCCAAACTGTTATCAAGAAGACAGTTTGTTCAGTAGACTGAAATAGGAATAGGCACCACGAATTACCTGAAATAAACCATATTCCCaatataatagattttttaGTCAATTGAGTCGTTATTAGTCAATCcattcaattacaataattcacataAGGTACGGTAATTATACCATAGAGAGATCATGGAAAAGCATACATATAAACCATAACATGAACATTCCTAttattatactatagaataagcAATATATGGCTATTCTCTGATTATACTCTTTATGAATCACGCTGAAATATATAGAATCCTGAACACCGGATGACCGTTGATTCTAAATAACCATCTACGACTGAAAAATTATTTCCCTCTCGTCGtcctcacccccccccccccacacacacacacacacacaccacacacacaaacacacgcgcacgcacgcacacgcacgcacgcacacgcacgcacgcacgcacgcacgcacgcacacgcacacacacacacacacaacacacacacacaccacacacacacacacacacacacacacacacacacacatacacacatacacacatacacacatatatatatatatatatatatatatatttctttctcaaccgagaagactgcagttttgaatccatCCCAGTCTGCAGtcaaaactgcagtcttctcggttgagaaaggagacacagtctccgaaaatttccgtttAATGTAGGCTATGTTCAAGCAGAGAATCCTATCGTTCAACTCATCAAAGTTTGATCCGCAGCTCAGTCTATGCTGAGGCTTGAAATAagctccataaataaataataaaattgacaaCTTTTGGTCGGTTTCTATAGTGAGTTTCACTGTCTTGTATGAattcctcataaatagcatTGATGCTTCACATTCAATCAATGCTAATAGTTAGAAGTGAATTACACTAtagaaaataaatcattaaaatgattcaaCTATTAACGCACAAATTTTGTTTCTGAAACGTTCATTAACACAAATTAAAATGGAGCATCAACTCGTCcattgtaaatttatttatacCTATTATTGAATTGTCGGCTCTATCCATCAATCACTTTCTATTTTGTATCTTTATAAATCTTGTTGAGTTTCTACTTATTATATAGGTACATAGGAACTTAAATTGATCTTTTCAATGCTTGTTGAAACTATAGTCGCTTGAGATGGCATaaaactaaattaatttttaaatattttgaagtcTTCCTGAGAAGTCGCTTCAGTTCTTTTCTATGATCACCTTAATACATGAGTGAATTAACGAATACATTGAGAAGCGTGATTAATTGAATACATACCACAGTGACATTGTTTCTGTTGAGTGTAAGCACATTATGAAGGCCAACCTTCGGTAGGTGATTGGAACGTATCATGAGAATCTGCAGAGCTCTTGTGTACCATAACCGTTTGCCAATCCAGTTGCATTCGTACAAAGCCAGTCTCAACTCTTCTCCCTGTACAAATGGAAATTTTTTTAAAGAAGAAACTTCACCGTGCGAGACAATGACAATAATTGCAAGTATTTTGAGTTGGGCTACTgataagttgatcaaatacaaaCTAGACGATTGAATTAGCAACAATTTCGTTGTCAAAATGATAGAAAACTTCTGTCAATCACACACTAACCAATCATAGAGTGAAAATTTCGTCATCACGATTACAGCCAATGAGAGATACTCAACAGAGAATATGACCAATTACAAGCCAAAACCAATGAGAGAACAATGATTTTTGTCGTCATGGTTGAATAACAAAGAACTTTGCCAACCACAAACTAAACAATATAAGTAAGAGCAGTGATTCTGTTATGACATCATGACGACAGGAGATAGGAAGGATGCTTCACCAAATAATCATAAGCTTCACCAATTCAATGAAAGagtcaatagaaaatatatttttttttataattacgACAGCCAAATAGAGTTTAGGAATAAGAAGTCACCAATAACAAGCTAACTAATTGAAAAGTTGtgattttttgttcattatgacaccaataaagttgagtagataataatttaacaattaAAAAGCTTAccaatgagagagaaagagcagGATATTCGTCACCATGACAACAGTTGAACCAATTTTAACTGATTGATGTAGTTGTGTGAGAGAGTATCATTCACGAATCAACCAGCGGTGCCACATATGGAGGGGGGAGGGAGGGCGATACTGCAACCCTCAAATTCCTTGGAGGGTGAGGGGGTTTCCCAAACAAGATCAGCagtgttaaaaataattaattttggttATTTAGGGGGTGGTGCGTCATTGGCCTTGGTGGCGGGGGTGGGCACTCTTGATTCAGCCAAAGAGTATTTTAGCGGGAGAGAAGACAGATAATAGAAGCTCAAGAAAATAATAGTTGAAGCAATCACAAGCTGGCCTATGAGAGAGCTGGGTTTTGTCGCATCAACGACATAAATCAAGGCGCGAACAGAACGATTAAGTCGCGGTTTAGATTTCGGCTACGATCGATACCACTAATCAGCTATGATAAAAACGTTTAAATGTCATCTCGCTGGATGAAAATCGAGACTTAACCATACTACTGTTCATACGCATGCTCTGCAATGTGTTTCAGTTACAGGAAGGTCGATCGCGATCGCGAGTGAAAGCTGAATGTCGACGTGACAATGTGCGAATGTGCGAACAACCAATCGGAGCGTGAGTGGTGAAAGATATGACTCACTAGGTACCGGCCCAACCTATAGTTGGACAAGAAATTATGGATAGTGATGGTGGCCTTCTTAAGACTTTACACTATCCAACAGAAAAATTCAGGAAGAACCATTTGTTTTCAATTAGGCTGAAAGAAGCTTCAGAAgacttattattgttattattattattattattattattattatattattattcatacgcAGAAGTTAAAAGAGAAATAAAGAGCTATTTCATAACAAatcaatagaagaatagaagatCAACATATAACTCAATTTAACATATAAATGTaaacatcataaaaaatatttattaataaatacaagaagaagaaggaattatattatgtttatgaACTCTTGCAAGTctgataaataatgtattaaaacaataccccaatataagctaaaattagcttcatggggtagccacaaaatcttaataataataggagATCTAAATAATTCTTTCAGTTCGtacatttatcattattattgttattattatattatgaagatCTAAATAGATTCTCACGACATAATTATGTGATAAAATATAAgatgttattattttatgatctaTCATGAACATTGTAaactatcataattattattatgtaatgtgagaaaaaattgaataaaaaaaaattattattattattattccttttcctttttccttcgtcctggtacccccagaagaagggagattatcatagaaaatattacaaacaaaaatgaaaaatacacttataaaaagaaatcttacaaacaaaacaaatgaccaccttctcagtggaaataataataatgaacagAAATGTGACAGATTCTTACCTCATCTTGTAATCGTTGTCCGTTTTCGCTGAAAATGTACTCGGTCATAGTCACCGTGATCACAATCAGGCCATACTTCACTTTCAGAATGAACTCGcctttctgaaaatataaattaaaatatcaatatcacaAGTTTTGGTTGTTCAAAACTTtgtaataaagtattttaatagggctactAGAAAATATAATAAGGGGACcactaattttcaataattaatatcacAAGATTGATTCCATAAATTATACAGTTGCCTATCTTCTTATGGGATCAAAATATACAGGGTGAtccataattatggtaaaatattttaatacgtgatagtagaggtaaaaataagaaaaaaagttcatataaacatatatccataaacgcttcattagcgagctatacagagtggaagatttagcccggaattcagttcctctggtgaaatataccgatgctgaattgtttggggactagtttatgaaaaacttatgctggattcatatggcaAAATATctgacaaattgaataaaactagtctggaagctgtagtgtgagtagtttttgagataaaagttgaaatatgcaaaaaatctatgtagaaaaacacagacttctgcgtttgatgcccaataactttctttaatgaccagtaaacaaataatttttcgcactaaaaattgtagagaatttaattctgaaaagaattatgtaagctgtgttaactaaatttaaataaaagttgaataaaatgtattcttatgtagttactaaaatttgctgttttatgaggagaggactgataactcataagttgtagctgattgcaaataaaatattcggttttttatgaaaagtttttttttatatgaaagtagcatatctaaatgacattaaacttataccaaaagactagttgATTATgtcattaagcctgggaggaagctcaaacagaagtagatgatctcctatgattcctgcccaaatgtttactgaaaactgatgttgtggaagattaggattgatggcatgaggattctcagctgcacAAATATATGTTGGTTGTgaacgttaacgatagctgttcttgtataGTGTGCCTCGTcagtaaataaaacggttgttaaaaagttttggtaaacaagttttactaaaaaccatcggcaaataccagcacagggaatacagtctcgtggcaatagagtatgaactttctggaggtggtatggatgtaattgttgctattttagtatcTTTCAAATAATGGATTGATtcacattaaactgcactgacaattctctcgtgctcttctctggttgttcataaatttcatgaagaacttgttcttctaacacaacagtcatagtagatcagggtctgcctgcataaatgtgctctttggatatcaaaggatctgtttcagacagacgttgatgaatagtggcaaaaaaccttgaacttggacatactcggttaggaaagttctcttgatacaaacgtcttgcttcagtactattacagttgtgtcccattccatacatttaatgcatgtcagctaattcggagtatgaataatgaatgtctaagattacctgccatttttcaaaagttaacacttaaaagcaaagtggaatggttacaaataactggttaatagattaaacaaaaaacacagcgcggttacagtaggcctaacttacagtttgtttttttctgttcaacagtgagctagaatatttctgaaaataattttcagctgataatttcttttaaatattttcttatttaaaacataataaatcagctgttttggaatagctgttattaaaatccatgttttatttgcaatcagctacaacctatgagttattagttctctcctcataaaacagcaaatttttgtggtgtaatgtactacataagaatacattttattcaacttttatttgaatttagtttacacagcttacataattcttttcagaattaaattctctacaatttttattgcgaaaaattatttgtttactggtcattaaagaaagttattgggcatcaaacgtagaagtctatgtttttctacttagatttttgcatatttcaactttttcctcaaaaactactgacactacagcttccagactagttttattcaatttgtcagatatttttccatatgaatccagcataagtttttcataaactagtccccaaacaattcagcatcggtgtatttcaccagaggaactgaattccgggctgaatcttccactctgtatagctcgctaatgaagcgtttatggatatatgtttatatgaactttttttcttatttttacctctactatcacgtattaaaatattttaccataactatgaatcactctgtataggTATAATGGAATACGGTACGGTATTTTCTTGTGAAATATAACATATTTGAGATACAATTGattgttattaacaagaatcaacaacaATTAATATTTGCCGTATATCAGATACACTGGAGCAGCTTGAACCACAGCTATATTGAATCACTATAGGAAAGGAGGTGGAAAAATAAAAGTGGCTACGCCGTCCTATTATTTCCATTGACTCTATAACCAGAATCACTATAATCCGTTCCAGTAGTCATTGAAAGTTTGAAACTAAATTGTGAACTAGTGTGGTGGACTATGGTGATGTAAGTTTATAGTTCAGTTGGACCTGTAAACGTTCACTAAGAAAGGGtttaaaaatttcacaaaaatactTTCAATATCTGCACTTTCCATAGCTTTTTAGCTTCTTCGAACCTCCTTCGAGAACTAAAGGGACAGAAAAATGTTGAAGTTCGGTACATAAGTTCAGCTGAGGACTAGAAATAGCTTCAAAATCACTCCAGTATTCGGCATTTTTCCGGAATTTAATTGCGATTCTCCTATGCTTCCAAGAATGACTGAACTACAATAGTTCATACCTACAGAGGTTTATTTTTAATGATGTGCTGGAAGTAATAGTCTAGGACTAGAGGGTTTCGGAATCTCGCCCAGCGGCTTTTCAGTTTTTCTTTGCATTTTCCCTGCTGTTTCAAATATACCGTTTGTGGTCTTAAAATGGTTGGataattaatgtttaaaatgtttgtgAGAAGTTAAAGTCACCAGACGTTTCTTTTGGCCATCGCAAGAGTAACAATATGGAAAATGATACAAGGCCGGACAAATAATAGTTGGATCGTAGAAAAGCAGAGTATAAAACAACCAATACAAGACTATCAAAACCATACGATTTGATGATTCAAAAGCTCAGTAGAGTTAACAAAAATTCGAAAATATTCCAGTTCACGAATGATtgattataattaatcaattaattatgaattcacttgaaatgtgataattattgatgGATTCCATTATCTTTCACAATAATCAGGAATATAATCTCCAGGAATATAACGTTTTTAATTTGAGTAGAGAATTTTGTCTGgattttcaattcaaacatGATCACTAAAAATATACCAATTATTGGTGAAAATCTCTTTTTTGGTACGGTATTCTACAATCATTCTTAATCCTCACTTCCATTTCACTTCATTGAATTGTCACAAATAGTAGTAGGCCTATATGCTGTGAAATACTTGTAGACTCCATCTAGactatgaaaataaatttccaaatcGCTTTATAACTCACCAGAAATATGAAAATTC
Above is a window of Nilaparvata lugens isolate BPH chromosome 4, ASM1435652v1, whole genome shotgun sequence DNA encoding:
- the LOC120350857 gene encoding uncharacterized protein LOC120350857, which produces MGRLVAHHQKIFWKVKQLNHASNIRILFVNSYICLQIVFGIFIFLKGEFILKVKYGLIVITVTMTEYIFSENGQRLQDEGEELRLALYECNWIGKRLWYTRALQILMIRSNHLPKVGLHNVLTLNRNNVTVVIRGAYSYFSLLNKLSS